The genomic stretch CCCCTGCCGAAGCAGGGGCCTTTGGGGGGCAAAAAAAGGAAGGGCGAGCTCTTCCGGCGCGGTGCATTCCGGCGCCGCAGCCCGGTTTCGCCGCCGGGGAAGCTGGACGAAATCAGGCCCAGGCGGCCTCGAAAGCCTTCAGCCGTTCGGCGTAGGGCGGGAACTTGAAGAACGCCGAGCCGGAAACGAGCACGTCCGCGCCCGCCTCCACGAGGGATTTGCAGTTCTCCAGGGTCACGCCGCCGTCCACCTGGATCAGGGCCTTGCTGCCCGCCGCGTCGATCATGGCGCGCAGCTCGCGGATCTTGTCCATGCAGAAGGGAATGAATTTCTGGCCGCCGAAGCCGGGGTTCACGCTCATGATCAGAACCATGTCGAGCTGCGGCAGCAGGTATTTGACGGCGTCCAGGGGCGTGGCCGGGTTCAGGGACACGGCGCATTGCACGCCCCGGTCCGCGATGGCGGCCACGGCGCGTTCCAGATGATGCGTGGCCTCGGCGTGCACGCAGATCAGGTCGCAGCCCGCGTCCGCGAATTCGTCGATGTAGCGTTCCGGCTTTTCGATCATCAGGTGCGTGTCGAAAAAAAGCTTGGAGTGTTTGCGCATGGCCTTGATGACCGGGGGGCCGAAGGTGATGTTCGGCACGAACAGTCCGTCCATGACGTCCAGGTGCGCCCATTTCAGGCCGGCTGCCTCCAGCGCCTGCAACTCGTCGGCGAGCCTTGCGAAGTCGCAGGAAAGCAGCGAAGGGGAAAGAACGATCTCTCGAGCCATATCGGCTAGTCCTCCACGTTGAAATCGACTTTGATCTTGAACAT from Paucidesulfovibrio longus DSM 6739 encodes the following:
- the rpe gene encoding ribulose-phosphate 3-epimerase; this translates as MAREIVLSPSLLSCDFARLADELQALEAAGLKWAHLDVMDGLFVPNITFGPPVIKAMRKHSKLFFDTHLMIEKPERYIDEFADAGCDLICVHAEATHHLERAVAAIADRGVQCAVSLNPATPLDAVKYLLPQLDMVLIMSVNPGFGGQKFIPFCMDKIRELRAMIDAAGSKALIQVDGGVTLENCKSLVEAGADVLVSGSAFFKFPPYAERLKAFEAAWA